A portion of the Neorhodopirellula lusitana genome contains these proteins:
- a CDS encoding glycosyltransferase 87 family protein, whose product MPDASAQAQRRIAFRTPKGLKSSFHDSRDTKLLAAPNNNSANRSPSVKPDSWHIGSRTLAVAATILLGLGLAATLTRVVVQYQTPGPFTPDRQGLCDFHNGIYFPARAAIAGESPYSESYAANYPVARQIPFFSPVILWLHAPLALLPLHAGEAVNILLQIAILLAIAAVCADAAGFRNRLDVTLSIAAAIVFTRCGHITLFTGYFTFQLVLATYLAVIWADRKPVASAWMLLIVSAKPTYILPLGFLMLARGNYRALAIGASFSIAAAIASLGWIAYHEGNGDLANGIRIVQEQIVQTQEVHRGMEDESPVHSWTRLDLFAILAKWSGKDPGDLPHLAFMFVILTLPMVALRRIKNSQSDDGIAGLAGALAMTTMLVSLYHQSYDALLLAAPLTGAITANWNRVNSSHAPLTWRCIDARLRFILIALLACPAVNYLSTRFFLTRLDPSPSWASLATSLNGVSLALALIILTWIAWAPGSTAQNNAFND is encoded by the coding sequence ATGCCGGACGCTTCAGCGCAAGCCCAACGCCGCATCGCCTTCCGGACTCCCAAAGGTTTGAAATCATCTTTTCACGACTCTCGCGATACCAAACTTTTGGCAGCCCCCAACAACAACTCGGCCAACCGCTCACCTAGTGTCAAACCCGATTCTTGGCACATCGGTAGCCGCACGCTAGCGGTTGCCGCCACCATCCTATTGGGACTCGGCTTGGCCGCAACGCTGACACGAGTCGTCGTTCAGTACCAAACCCCCGGCCCCTTCACACCTGACCGACAAGGCTTGTGTGACTTCCACAACGGAATCTATTTCCCAGCCCGCGCCGCGATCGCCGGCGAGAGCCCATACAGCGAATCGTACGCTGCGAACTATCCCGTCGCGCGTCAGATACCGTTCTTCTCCCCTGTCATTCTGTGGCTACACGCGCCGCTAGCCCTGCTTCCTCTGCATGCTGGCGAAGCAGTCAACATTTTGCTGCAAATCGCGATACTACTCGCGATCGCTGCTGTCTGCGCGGACGCCGCGGGCTTCCGGAATCGGCTCGATGTCACACTTAGCATTGCTGCAGCCATCGTATTCACCCGCTGCGGCCACATCACACTGTTTACCGGCTACTTCACGTTCCAGCTGGTTCTAGCGACCTACCTGGCGGTGATTTGGGCTGATCGAAAACCCGTCGCTTCGGCCTGGATGCTGTTGATCGTTTCAGCGAAACCGACTTACATCCTTCCCTTGGGATTCTTGATGCTCGCCCGCGGCAACTACCGCGCCCTGGCGATCGGAGCCAGTTTCAGCATCGCTGCGGCAATCGCTTCCCTGGGCTGGATCGCCTACCACGAAGGCAACGGAGACTTAGCAAACGGCATCCGTATCGTCCAAGAACAGATCGTCCAGACACAAGAAGTTCATCGTGGCATGGAAGACGAATCCCCCGTTCACTCTTGGACCCGTTTGGACCTCTTCGCCATCCTCGCCAAGTGGTCTGGGAAAGACCCGGGCGACCTTCCGCACCTGGCGTTCATGTTCGTGATCCTCACCCTGCCCATGGTTGCCCTGCGGCGCATCAAGAACAGCCAGTCCGACGATGGCATTGCCGGATTGGCCGGCGCACTCGCCATGACAACGATGCTCGTTAGCTTGTATCACCAATCATACGACGCACTCCTGCTAGCAGCTCCACTCACCGGAGCAATCACAGCCAACTGGAATCGCGTCAACTCGAGTCACGCACCACTCACTTGGCGATGCATCGATGCAAGACTTCGGTTCATCTTGATTGCGTTGCTCGCCTGCCCGGCGGTGAACTATCTGTCCACCCGCTTTTTCCTGACGCGTCTCGATCCATCACCTTCATGGGCAAGCCTCGCCACCAGTCTCAATGGCGTCAGCCTGGCGCTCGCCCTGATCATCCTGACATGGATTGCTTGGGCGCCAGGTTCCACCGCGCAGAACAACGCCTTCAATGACTGA